The Proteus terrae subsp. cibarius genome contains the following window.
TATAAAGATTTCCACGATCTCCCTTATGCATGCTCATTATGTAATGCTTGTAATGTGGTTTGCCCAGTCAAAATTCCTTTAGCTCAGTTGATTTTAAAACATCGTCGAGTGATGGCTGAAACCGGTTTAACACCGAAAGCAGAGCGTCGAGTCACTGGTATGTTTAACTACCTCAATTCACACCCAGCTCTTTGGAAAGTGGGTATGAATGTCGGTGCGAAAATGGCGGGATTAATGATCAAAAATGGTTCTACACCAATCAAAATAAGTGTTCTAAATGATTGGATGGAATCGCGTGATCTTCCTAAACCAGATGGTTATAGCTTCCGTAGTTGGTTTAAACGCCATAAAGCAGAAGGAAAAAAATAATATGTTAAACGAACAAAACCGTAATGAATTTCTGCAAACTATTGCTGAAAAATTAGGGCGCCCTATTGCGCATAAGCCACAGCCACAACCTACACCGATTAATGATTTAGCGAAAACTCGCTTAACTAATTTGACTCAAGATGAACTATGCAAAGAGTTTACTGACTTTGCACAGACTCAAATGGTGAAATGTGTTGTTACTAAACCTGATGAAGTTATTAATAGCCTAATTGAACTCTGTGAAAGTTATGATTGTAAAGGCTCGGTGGTAATAAGTGGGGATGAGCGTTTAGATGCACTAGGAGTCACAAAAGCGGTTAGCGAAAAATACGAAACCTACATTTGGGATCCAGCTCTCGGACGCGAAAACATTGTTTATGCTGAACGCTCGCAAATCGGGATTGTTTATGCTGAAGCGGGTTTAACGGAGTCTGGTGGGATTGTTTTATTTTCGTCCCCAGAAAAAGGGCGTGCCGTTAGTTTATTACCTGAAACCTCAATTGTTATCCTACGTAAAAGCGATATTTTACCCCGCGTGGCACAAATTGCTGAGCGTCTACATAAGATGGCGCAAGAAGGCGTGAGAATGCCGTCTTGTATCAATTTAATTGGTGGTGCAAGTTCTACTGCAGACATTGAATTGATTAAAGTATGGGGGGTTCATGGCCCTGTTCATGCGGCTTATCTTATTATTGAAGATTGCTAATTCAAAATAAAATAACATTAAAACGATAACAAAATAACTAACAGTCAGAGTCAATCATTGACTCCTAAATCAAACCCAAAAGATAAGTTAATCGCTTTTGGGTTTTTCTCTATTATTCGCCAATTAATTATTCAATAAAATTTTTGCTCTCCATTGATTTAATTTTATTTCGCATGCTAACAAAACATCTCCAGCCCCTGATCCCCCCATTAATAATGCGGATTGTCGTTGACATTCAGCACTTCGAAATTGAATAAAATGCTGCTGAGAACTGGCTAATGCATCAATGGCACTTTTTGCAGCAACAGAATCAGTATCTTCAAGATCACTCTTACTTTTGTCATAAATGACATTCATTTGCTGCTCTGTCAGTTTTAATTCATCCAGTAAACAAGCCTGCACCGCTGTTCTCGGCTCGTTTGCTGTCACTTCATAACATTTTGCTAAAGGATCGTATTTGCCTTGTGCCGAAGAGAAAAAACTAACTGTAAGTAAGCTACAAGAGATCAGAAATAAACTTATCTTCACGCGAACTCCTTATAGGAATTTATAATAAAAATATACTCAACATAATGTATTAAATAACTAATATCACATCTATTAGTGCGAACAGCATCATTTTAGGATATATCGTATCTTACTCGATAAATTTAAATTTCAATCAAGTAATAATAAGAAAACATTATTAATGCCTTTTGGGTTTGAATCTGTTTTTCTTATTTTTTATTGAAAAAATGTTATTTAACACAACATCAATAGATTAAAATTCAGCCAATAATTTTAAAAATAGATATTTATTACTTCAACTTTGTTTTTTGTTGATAAAATTACAAACTTTCTTATAGGGAAAGAAAGACCAACCTTTTAATTTTTGGCTATTTTTTTCTTATCATCACAATAGAAAATCTACTTTTTTTGCAGTAATCTCATACCTTTCTTATTGGCAATAATTTTGCCTAAAAACGACTCGTGGTATCTCCAATATGTTCTACAAATTTACGCCTATTATTCTTCTAATTATTTCCAACGTTTTCATGACGTTCGCTTGGTATGGCCATCTAAAATATGGCAATAAACCTCTTATTGTTGTCATTATTTTAAGCTGGTTGATTGCATTTGTTGAATATTGTTTTGCTGTACCCGCAAATCGTATTGGTCATAATTACTACAGCGCGGCAGAATTAAAAACCATACAAGAAGTGATCACATTAACTATTTTCGCTATTTTTTCGGTCACTTACTTGGGAGAAAACTTCACCTTAAATCATTTTATTGGTTTTCTTTTAATTGGTGCTGGTGCCTTATTTATTTTTAAAGGCCCCTTTTAGAAAAGCCTATTAGTAGATATCGTTAACTCGTTTTTTCAACGTTTCTTTATGCTTCTTTTATTATCGCCTTATCAAAATTGATAAGGCTTTTCTTTATCTAAAACCTGATATCATGATTATTTTTAATACTATTTATACTGTGGTTTTTACAGAGGACTAAATAGCACCATCGCTTACCATTAAGTCATATAGTCTACCTAGATAGATTTTCCAAAATAATAGTCTGTTTTGTAATAAATATATTCTATATACAGAAATATTTCTCTTGAAAAATATTTTTCATTCGGCGCATAATGATTGCTCTAAGAGAAGCATCGTTTCTCTGTCTTTTTTTTTGCTTCTCTTAAGCTACCGCACCCTTAAAACGTGCGTTTTATCCCTTTAACGTCAGATAAAATGGTATCTGGTATGAGCAAACATTCTAACGATTTTATTTATATGCAGGATAATCCCTGTATGCATTGTGGTGCTTGTTGCGCCTATTTTAGAGTTTCGTTCTATTGGGCAGAAATGGTAAGTGGTGGAGGGGTGGTTCCTGATGAATTAACAGAACCGTTAACGCCTTTTCTCTCTTGCATGAAAGGAACCAACTCTAAAAAACCGCGTTGTGAAAAACTGATTGGTGAAGTTGGAGAGTGTGTAAGCTGTT
Protein-coding sequences here:
- a CDS encoding DMT family protein, encoding MFYKFTPIILLIISNVFMTFAWYGHLKYGNKPLIVVIILSWLIAFVEYCFAVPANRIGHNYYSAAELKTIQEVITLTIFAIFSVTYLGENFTLNHFIGFLLIGAGALFIFKGPF
- the umoC gene encoding lysozyme inhibitor LprI family protein; this translates as MKISLFLISCSLLTVSFFSSAQGKYDPLAKCYEVTANEPRTAVQACLLDELKLTEQQMNVIYDKSKSDLEDTDSVAAKSAIDALASSQQHFIQFRSAECQRQSALLMGGSGAGDVLLACEIKLNQWRAKILLNN
- a CDS encoding LutC/YkgG family protein, producing the protein MLNEQNRNEFLQTIAEKLGRPIAHKPQPQPTPINDLAKTRLTNLTQDELCKEFTDFAQTQMVKCVVTKPDEVINSLIELCESYDCKGSVVISGDERLDALGVTKAVSEKYETYIWDPALGRENIVYAERSQIGIVYAEAGLTESGGIVLFSSPEKGRAVSLLPETSIVILRKSDILPRVAQIAERLHKMAQEGVRMPSCINLIGGASSTADIELIKVWGVHGPVHAAYLIIEDC
- a CDS encoding YkgJ family cysteine cluster protein; this encodes MSKHSNDFIYMQDNPCMHCGACCAYFRVSFYWAEMVSGGGVVPDELTEPLTPFLSCMKGTNSKKPRCEKLIGEVGECVSCSIYEQRPSPCREFQQSWVNGIPNEACDRARAAYGLPPLTHTILPHTA